A window of Poecilia reticulata strain Guanapo unplaced genomic scaffold, Guppy_female_1.0+MT scaffold_833, whole genome shotgun sequence genomic DNA:
TATGGAAAGAGGCCCATCGCAACTCTGAAAGAACAAGAGTCTTCAGATAATCGATGCATGGGTGGATAGTTAAAGCGTAATTATTTCTAACTGTAGGAATATGTTAGGGAAAAACTCAGCAGTCACTCAGCAGTTTTGCTGGTTAGGATAAGTATTATTTAAGTTGTTTATTAAATCTCTTTGGACCAATTTTTCTGAGGAAATAGTTTTacattcaccaaaaacattgaACTTCTTTTATCATTGAATGAAAAATCCTTTTGCACCTCTTATTKTCCTCATAATCCCCCAGAGCTAAGCTAGTGAGACAGTTTAACCATTGCATTCAAGTGAGTAGGACAAGGAAcagctctaaaagttgcaggactctggcAATTGAGGAATGCAGTTTGAGATCATTGGTCTAAAAACTTCCACTTTGTGTGTTTCAGGAGGAACTATTGACATCACTATTCATGAAGTCCTTGAAGGAGGAGGCCTGAAGGAGCTGCACAAAGCTTCAGGAAATGATATGGGAGGACAAAATGTAGACARAAAATTTAAAGAGTTCCTCAGAGAGACATTCTCTCCTGAAATCTGGGACGAGTATGAAGAAAAGTATCCTAGTGAGGTTAGAAGAATTATGTATGACTTCACACTTTTCAAGAGAAAAGATGACGATATGGAAATMAYCTGTCCACTGAATCTAGGAAWGATGGCTSWRAAAAAACARGACATGGAARAATACTTTAATCGAGTTCAAGGAGCATCTTATGATGATGGAGTAATMAMAATATCAAAGCAGACACTGAGatctttctttgaaaaatgtctgtGGAGCATCGCTATGAGTCTCAGARAAATCTTTKACAAAAYSMSCARCATTAACTATATTCTRTTAGTRGGAGGTTTTGCTGAAAGTCAGGTTCTACGGAAATACGTTACTGATGAGTTTATTGACAACTGCAAAGTTCTGTGTCCATTTAGGCCCCAAGAAGCCATTTTGAAGGGAGCTGTAGAGTTTGGAAGAAACCAAGGTGCAGTGGCATCAAGAAAAAGTGCCTATACTTATGGAGTATGTCTCTCAGATGAGTTTAATAAGTTGAAGCACAGGGAggacaaaaaatacacaaacaaagaTGGCATCATCTTGTGTGATGATCTTTTTTGCAAACTGGTTGAAATTGATGAGGATGTTGGTTGGAATGAAACCAGAAATCACTCCATTGGTCCTTCAGAAAGAGACCAGACACAAATACTTCTTGAATTTTATCGCACAAAGAAAAGCAATCCCATGTATGTGGATGAgccaaaagtggaaaaaattgGCTCATTTGTTGTTGAGTCACCTGACACTACTCTTGGACTGGACCGTTTGATTGATCTAGAAATAAAGTTTGGCTTCACAGAAATGACAGCAGTGGGCACTGACAGACAGTCAGGATCCGTTCACACAGTCAATCTAAACTTCATgacaaattaattattcaaacaaGAGCAAATATGAAGATGAAATAATGAGATGCACAGTACAGAAATGTAGCTAGTGTGCCTTGAccctattttaatatttaagaatcTAATATCtaagaaaagtaaaagattGCTTCATATAATGCATGTGCTTTCCTCCACCCTAAGAAGGCAAAAGCATAACAGTTCAGAAGAAAAAGGTGAGAAATGTTATGATAGCAAACAAACCAGGGTGGTGTCTCAAAGTGTTCAGAGTAAAGCtaagagacaaagaaaaacagaaaagtgaaaaactaataaactaaaaaataacCAGTAAAATTGGAAGTTGAGATCAAAATGCTCTGCAGGTAACAAGTGGAACAATTTGATTGCTATTAATAATTCAGGCTTCACACACAGCCTGTCCAAAAGAAGTCACACACTCAATTTTGTTGTAGTTCTGATTGCAGCACATATTTCCTCTGGCATTGGGGCCAGGCGCGGACCTATAGGGGGGGCTGGGTGAGCGGCTGCCCCCCCGAACCGGACCGGATGGGGGCCcaggtctggaggtgccagggagggaggaatggtttcaagtcgcttaaatgtctcATTATAGAGGGAGATagtgttgagaaaggtgtatttaatgtaaaattaccTTCCCCAATGTAATATATACTGTACtagtttcactaacggtttagCCGAaatgcttcctgggtaaaaatcaagACATACGCGGTTCATCCAGCAGCGCACGTAAGGGGCCCGGTGATTTGTTAGGGGCCCGGTAATTGGCCCCGTCCCCCGGCCCGatgctgacttgttccgcttgTGATTGGGGCTAAAAACTCCTGCAATGTTATAACCATTATTTCCATTGACGTAACGGTTTTGCCAAGATCTTATACAGGTTATATGAGAGCGCGACCACTGTACAAATGACCATTGGGCCATCTAAAATGTgtcttatttagaaaataagcTATTCACCGCATCATTTagggttaaaacattttaatcatcaaCACAGTGATTATTCACAGGAGGATGCTTAGAACTATTTACTAATCTAGGTGGTGACTTGTTTTTCTACAGGTGGGGTATGCAAGAAGGTTAATATTAAAATCTATATCAGATGCAGCTAACAGGcagtcaaagaagaaaaacgaaATGTGTTTTGCTTCAACAAAACTTCTCTCCATTCAGAAATTTTGCTGAAGCATTTTAAACCAGCTAAACataatttccaaaaatgtaGGGCTTACAGAAAGTGGTTGACCCCCACCCCCCTTCCCCCACAAATTTTGAGGGTCAAAGTAAAAATTTCCAGAACTTGTTTTTCACTGTCTTTGCCTGTTACTCACAGGTACATAAAACAAgtctcaaatacatttttaatagtgGAACACAAGACATCTAGTTCCTTTACATTAgtgggtggagggggggggcaAAGAAATAcaattcacaataaattagTTTGTACTTCCTTAGTCGAAAGATGAACACCTCTGTCTTGCctgaatgtaaaagaaatacaataaaaagtcATCCAGGCTACAatatcttgatttttttgttctgctttatgAATGAATATTGTTGAAAATCATCAACATATAAATTCTGGGGAAtgcaaagaaagaagcaaaatcCAGACTAGTGTAAAGAATGTAATAACATTTAAGTCATGTATTTCTATTCCTCTTCATGCATTTTAcgacatgtaaaataatttatctgtcccaaattaaaaacccaaataaacctaaatgcatgttttctcaatagagtttgttttctgacattgaatgaaaataaagtcactgTTTGGAGTTTATGATCACCTTAGAGTTTCATTGTCAcatttagttttggttttattctttatatttaGTCTGTTTGGTAATTTCCTGTGTTCCTTGAGTGGAATTGTGGTTGAGTCATTTGCTGTAAGCTCCTCAACTCATGCAGTCATACTTCCCTTCTTGTTCAGTCTGATTACCCTGTCAGATCCTTCAGTTGAAATGCCAGGTCTCCATTAATTCCAAATGCACATGCTGGTTCATAAATCATTTGTGTCTCCTGCTGTTTGCATATctacttttttaaacatatatttattacaGAAGTACTATGATCTTTAGTTGTAAAAACACTGATACAGACTATATTATAAACAGTAGCAATAGGTGacccaaatcagatttttttttggctataTGTTACCAAACCAAAAGTCGAAATGcaagaattatgttttttaagagACCCAGGGCACTTTAATAATAgataaaacaaattcatattGAGTCATGTTGTGtctacattttgttaaattcttTTGATAGGTTTTGCTTCTATGACAATAGAATAATTTCCTGACACAAGAACCAACAAGATCAGTTAATCACATATTTGAAATGAATCCCAATGAAAACACCTCACACATGTGAATTTGAACAGGAAGCTGAGTTCAGTCTAGCAAAGAGGGAAAGGagcagataaaatataaatggtCAAGGAACCATTGTTTAAGGTCCAGTGACCAGTGTGACGGTATTATGGCCATTTCTGCAGCCACATGCAACTGCAGGTTTCTTCCCTGAGATGTCACAGTGGAATCATTCAGCACTCAGATCCATTTCTTTCTTGCAGGACCTCTGAACATTTTTGATAGCATAGcacagaggttcccaaactgtgggacTGTGGGGctgggaagccgtctggatgaaaaaaaacaaaaaaacaaaaaaaacatgaattctgTATGCACTCTGAGGTTTTAACCTCAGAGTgcccaactctctgttattcctatgtcaatttgatacagtaggggctcccacacttcccatatctgtgtcctctgtcacttttgtcagcagttaaaactgtttaatccgttgttaacatgtggtaacctgtttttctgAGCCACCTTAACACAACATGAGCACTATAACGGTCGCGCTGGGTTTGCACCTGTGCGGCAGcaaaggagacctgctgctgctgtacggAGCTACGCaagtgttagaatcatggcagcaaaacgcaaagaactttgcacagtttttccccaaattaaccgactgagttgagtaaagctgttggatgcaggtaaagttagctaaaagatgactagctaatatcaatacaacaccttaagcttaacaagtagcctgtaggctaccgatgttgtCCTCTATGTTCGGCTAcctacattcattttgccccccaaaaagtcgATCCCCCCCCCCACGCCTCGTTCATCCAGACAGCAATTTGTAATCCATAGTGGGGTTGTGGGGGTGGGCAGTatatgtttggaaaccactttGGGCGGGGGGgtcaggagaaaaagtttgggaaccactggcaTAGCAGAATGATAAACAGATAAATGCACCTGTGTCATAATTTGAGACAATGtcaatgtcatatttttatataataagATAATGATGTAACATCACTAAGCAATTGATCAACCTGCGTCTTTCATTCGCTTTGCCTCAATGTAATAGAAGAGTTTTAATCAATCTGGAGACAggcaaaacaaatattaaagctCCAGCacgtaattttatttaaaaaaattataaaactgtcactatattttgacattaaaatatgatAGATTTATTACATGGAGTTAAAATCTGATGATGCTCGCAACTCAAAtccacatttaaagaaaaaaaaaattcacacattACATGTTATGAAGTAGAAAATTACACATTGCATAAGTGTAGAATACATGAAGTAAAGCAATGTGAAGTGATAATCAGAAGGAGCAAAGACCTGAGGgcctaaaaatgtttaagtacCACGTACATTTTCCCCCATTACAAACCTTCTCACGGAACAATAATGTAAAACATGTGCCAGGACTTTCCTCTGAAAGAATCTGAACGAACAGGAAGTGAGTGTTAATTTCCAATaaagacaaacattaaaaacacagccaAAAATAGTATCAACtgatttcaaagaaagaaagtaaaactgcAAGACTGATCCAGTTAATCAGCTGACTTtgagcaaacagaaaatcaatggAAAGAATTGaagattttaagaaatgtaacaaagctgaaaaacagaaaagcattgACAAAGTGATCACAGGCATATAATCTGtcttttccggactataaggcCCATCGGATTATAAGACGCATGCTAAAACATATGTGTAACCGGATCCTTTTCTGCGTTGTGCTGATTATTGAATGAATGGACCGTGACAcagtttatcttttaaaaagatgattctcggtttatttctgacgagaatacaaagacaaaacaactgtGTTAAAGGCTGCCCGCTCCAAGACCTCTCCCGAAGaacaacatgacaaaagggTGGGGACATCTCACACAACTTacaaatatgataaataaacattttatacaaCATACCTGACGAGaatacaaagataaaacaaccgTGTTAAAGGATGCTCGCTCTAAGtcctacacaaaacaaaagtataacaaaaatttacttaatagatctataaataaactgaatgtatgtagatggaaaaataaacagcacacACCTTTCCCGCaggacaacatgacaaaagggGAGGGgcacaaacaatttaaagacaataccacagaagaagacaaatgaaaaagaagaaagaaagaaaagcaaagacgtctttggagagttgcaagagcaaatctgatttgttactcctgtGTACAAATTTTTTTAGTAAAGGCGTTTTCTTgcctttaatttattcaaataaggcatatctttgctcatccaaccaggagctgtctctgacGCTCTTTctagttagaaactccctgcaatttgtttccAAGATCAAAGGCCATTTGTAATcattatctaaacaaagtggaagcagagcttcttctgaactcctgctgttttaaggcttttcacagatcagtgtgaagctggaacttctcctgattgtttcccacacagacaaagggcagatcaaaagatctacaggtaacataaaggccaatagggcagaataagttattaatgtaaaatctataattaggctatttcaatcaagacatgttaagttttaaaactagcatattctaaatttattttcttaacaatccctcttttaatgtcttttaaGA
This region includes:
- the LOC103461241 gene encoding heat shock 70 kDa protein 12A-like, translated to GTIDITIHEVLEGGGLKELHKASGNDMGGQNVDXKFKEFLRETFSPEIWDEYEEKYPSEVRRIMYDFTLFKRKDDDMEIXCPLNLGXMAXKKQDMEXYFNRVQGASYDDGVIXISKQTLRSFFEKCLWSIAMSLRXIFXKXXXINYILLVGGFAESQVLRKYVTDEFIDNCKVLCPFRPQEAILKGAVEFGRNQGAVASRKSAYTYGVCLSDEFNKLKHREDKKYTNKDGIILCDDLFCKLVEIDEDVGWNETRNHSIGPSERDQTQILLEFYRTKKSNPMYVDEPKVEKIGSFVVESPDTTLGLDRLIDLEIKFGFTEMTAVGTDRQSGSVHTVNLNFMTN